atCATGATATTTCTATGTGGTTAATAAGGTAAAAAGCTTTCTGATACAAATCTGAAATCTTCAGTAAGCAAATGTTTCTCTGCACATGATTTAAAACTGTAATTGGTGTTTGATGAATTATCAAGATACTCATTTGAAATCCCTCAAGAAGATATCAGGCATAGTAATGCTGCTCAGAAGAAGCAATAAAGATCTTTTATTAAAGAGATGAGCGAAAAAGAGTGTGTTCCTTTGGGGTGTAATATATTTGATGAGATCTAACATGATTCTGTTTGGATCTGGACACCCAGGGATTGCAATTTGGTCCATCGTCTTGTGTCCATGACATTCATCTTTATGTACATTATTCCTATCGGTTTCTGCCCATCCTCTGATAATAACCTCTTTGTGGCTGCATCCTGGAATGATCAAGGTTCATTCTACATAAGACAGTAGAACACATAGCAGGAGAAAAGAACTGGAGTCCACTGGTGTGACAAGCTTTGAAACGGCAATATTGGACACGTGGGGCTCAGCCCAGGTTCCCcatccttttctgttctttgtgcTTGGAAGAAATCGTAGCCTAATTTTTGTTCCCCTCCTGTAAAAAGAGCCTTCTCTGAAACCCTTCCATGCACTAACACCTCCTCTGCTTCCTATCAGATCTGACAAACAATGGCCTCTTGGCTCAGTCCATCCCTCCTGTTACCGTCAGGTGTGACACCTGGCTGTGGTGTCTGAGAAGGGGCATTGCATCAGGGCAATGTTGTCCTGCACAACGGAGATGAAGCAGATGTTGCATTCAAATAAAAGGGGCTTTTTTGAGGAGTGAAAAAGGAGAATAATGGATTCAGGTTGAAGTTTCTGCCGTCATTGTTTCCTGCTGCGTGATGCTTAGTCTACTGGCTCAAATCAAGTGGAAGGAACAGTGAACACTTGGGTTGTGGGGAGGGAAGCAGCATGGCAAACTAGGGACACAAACCATGTGGACAAGCTTCCTATATATGCTGGGAACGCTGCACGGTGTGAACCTGACATGCTCGAAACATGAGCTCCCGATCGTCATGCCTTTGACTGTGCTCTGACTGGTAGTAAATATTCTACAGGTTCCATTTCAATCCAGGAGATGATGTCCTGAGGATGGCCAATTGCAGTAGGGCAGGCTCATGCCATGAGCTAGGGAAAAAACAGCAGTGTGGATGCTTTGTGTGGAAATGCCACCAAGAAATCCACACAGCATAGAAATCTTCAAATAAGACAAATAGAAGCACGTTTACCCTGCAACCCATTTACTCGCCATACATACTGCCAGAGGGATCATCACATCTTGAACATTTCACTTTCCAGATGCAACAGACTGAGCCCACAATAAAAGTATGTGGTACACAAATGATGACAGCTGGGGCTTAGGAGATGAAGGGATGTGTGTTTGGGTTAGTGAAAATATGTTAACTGACTTCAAGTCATATGCTCAAATATGTTCTATGATTCTGAGAAGTATATTGGGCCTTAatgacaagaagaagaagaagaaggaggaggaggaggaggaggaggaggaggaggaagaggaagagaagaagaagaaatggttgTAGATGGTAAATTTGTGAACCAAGTTGTTTATCTCACTCGctgtaaaaaaatcaattctctcTGCCACGAAGATCCGTCAGAGGTGCCTTGCTGGTGACACTTCTCACTGGTCACTTCCAGATCTAATCTGGCATGTAGTACTTTCCTCCTGCAGTTCCTCATAAGGAATGTCCAGAGAAATAGGATTCATTTGCCTGCAGAAAATCCTTTTGGGGAGAAATTGCCCTGGTGACCCCCAAACCTGTGGCTGGTTATTTTGCCTATCTTGTGATGTTGATGGAGCGgttgaaaattatttatgtttcctTAGCAACCTCAGAAGGAAGCAAGAGTTCCCTAATTTTCCTGGTGAAAAGGAGATCTTCCTATTTATGGAAATCACTGGCCGGGCAGGCAGGTGCTGTCTTCTTCCACCCCTTCTTCCCGTGGACGACATACCTGGCCTCAGTCGCCTGACCAATGTTCCAGGGGGCAGGAGGAAGCTCCAGGACCTTGAGCAATCCCTCAGAGGATGGCCTTCCGACTCTGGGTGTTTGGGAGTAGTTCCCTTCCCTAGGGCATTGGGTGGGGGTAATCGCAGGCCCCCTCACCAGATCTCACATCTCAACCTTTCTTTGTGCAGCTGATACACATGCCTGGTAGGCATGGTCCCCGTGCTGAACCCAGGAGTGAGGAGTGGCCCAGACTTTCCCTGTGAGTATCGGTTGCTTGATGCTGCAGATCGGTAATAAAGAAGCAATAGGATTCTTTCAATATATAAGGTGTATAGAACTCAAAGATGCATTTGAAGGTTTTCTCAGCAGGGTGGGATCTTCGGGGAATGGGTATCAAGTTATATCGCCAAAACATTAATTAAATGTTTCCCTGATGTAGGGTTAGAATCctaagtgtctttaaaaaacGGCCACACTGCACTCCGTGCGCTGGTACGTCTTTGGCAATCAGGGGGACAGAGCCCCGGTGTGCTGTGCAGTTCGCTCTCCCCCACTGGTGTTCTTTGCCCCCgtggcggggggcggcgggggaggctTCCTGCAACTCAGTTTCCCTCTTGACCTTCTCCAAACCTCACAGCTTGTACCTTCGACCACAGAACGATCCAGGCCTCTCTAGCTTAACCTGCTGCCATGAGAACCCTGCTGGCTGACACATCTCTGTATGTATATGTCATTCTGACTGACCCCACATACTAGGGGTGGGTTAGAAATTTTGTCCACAAGACCAAAATGTCCCTTCCTCGAGAAGATAGCACGTCTTGCTCAAAGCCTGCCTGCCACAGACCAGAGATTCATCACTGGTCCTAAACACCAAAGCACATGCTCTGCGTGAGGATGGCTCCCCCGCGACTAAGGATGCCTGCTCCCTTTGGGGTCTTTGCTGCCTTTCGTCTCACAGCCTCCTCGAAGGTCTCCTGGGCCTCGCGGAGCCCCAGTGTCTCTGGCTGAAGGATGAGGAGGCAGAGGCCGGCATTGAGCGAGGGACCAGGACAGCCGAGGACTTGCTTGAGGCGCATTTCAGACCCTTTCTCTTTTTGCAAAAGACGCTTGGTGGCTGAAGAGTGCTGCCGTAGCCTGCTCCCAAGGCCTGAGGAGGACTCTTGGCGGGCCTGCTGGGCGGCGGGGAAGCAGGTCCGGGGGCGGGACGGGGTGGCAGGTAGCAGGGGCAGAGGCTCCACTCGAGAGCCTGCAGCAGAGCGACGGGGGCAAACGGGAAGCGGTGGCCCCTCTCGGTCGGCGGCGCCTGGCACAGGGCGCCCCACATCCCCGCAGGGGCCAGCAgcctgccaggctctgggctcagttcGAGCCCCTGGCTGGTCATCGGGCAGCTGTGGAGCCTCTGGCCTGGCCTCCAGTGCTCACAAGCCACCCCGGCATACCCGTGCGACCTGGGGCTCCCCGCCTGAACCAGCGGTGGGCCCTGGGACCCTCTGAAGGCAGGGGGAGCGCCCAGTCAAAGGTGCTATGCAGGAGCACTGGACCTCCACAGTGGAGGCCTCTGGGGAGGCGGCCCAGGCCTGGAGGTTCAgtcgggggaggggagggcctgcTCTGACCCTGAGGGCTGGAGGAGCCCTGACTTCTCCAGGCCTCCAGGGAATCGCAAATCAAGAGGACACACTCAACTCTGGGGCAGGGGGCAAAGCTGCAGGCTCACCTCAGAACTGGGGAGCCCGGAGCAGACTTTTGCTTGGATTATACCACCTTCACGTGGGAATAGAAAAAGTGTGCAGACCACTGGCAAAGAGAAAATCCTCTCCTTTATTGGGCCCCCTCTTTGAGCTCCTCGCTCTGTGTCTCATCCCTTTCCCCAGCCCccccccttctgggcctcagtccTCTGCTGGGGAACAGTGGAGGTGTGTGGCCgtccccaggggccccaaggaAGGTTGTCCAAGCTTGGAGCAACCTCAGATCCACAGGATATCCACAGCATCTTTTGCATATTGATAAAGAAGGTGAGCACATTTCCACTTGGGTGTTCCAGAACAGAAGCCCCTGTGAACTTACTACCCAGGGAACGATGAAAAAGAGAGATCAGTGGACCAAACACAGATGACAAGAGACCATTCCTGTAGATGAGCCTCTATTTGTCGTGTGTGGCCAACCATCAGGTCTTCCAGGAAAATTTGTTGGCAGAGAACATACCCTGACCTTCAGTATGAGGAACCTTTTAATGGACAATGTGACACAGAGGGGACATTTAAAAACTCTAGTGTTGGTGTCGCTCAGAGAGGACAGCCAACAGCCCGCAAATTTGAGTTTTGTTTCCTTCGAAGTTCCCAGGATGTTATACTCATTTGTCCTCCTACTTTCATACTGTGCAGACACTGAGATTCTGTCCTCCTGTATTTTCCCCAACTGACCATGTACATACCCAGTCATCACAATAAAGGGGAACAGGCGTCTGTCCCAGAAGCAACTCACCTGCAGTGGCTTCTCCTTCGTTGTCATTCCGAGACTGTCACAAGGCCCTCACAGGGAGGAATATTCAGTGCTCCTGACAGCTGAGTCCTTTTACTAAACCCTCTCTCGAAGGAGACTTGAGGCtcagaaatctgaaaaatgaCCTCTTCCAATCCTTCCTTCCAAGTTTCTCAGggaccctccttccctccctcatcctATCTAAACCCTTGAGACAGGCAGCCCTTTCCCAGACAGATTTCTGAAATCGTTTTGGTGGGCACAGCTTCAATTTAGTGGGGGGCTCAGGAAAAAAGTAGCAAAACACACCACAAAAGGAAATACACACTTGGGACATTGAGCACGGCTCCATGATGGACTGTTTCAAAGGGAGGAAAACAACTCGAAATATTAACTGGTGAGTATCAGAGCTGTTCTTGAAAGAGCAGAGTGACACATAACAGAAAACAACGTAATGAACGGTTATTAAATTTAATACCCCAAACAGATGgtgttccatttttttccctcaaaagcaGACTGCTCACctgattgaaaaataattttaagcccTTGTCCCAAACCCAGTTGTTTAACTCCTGTTGTATCCACATGTGATCCGGTTTATTTCCCTTACTTTGGAAATCTGACCATGAAatcatttctactttttcctaGTTGATACTTGAGGACCCCCGACCACCtaccttatttatttgaggaattgCAGTTACACTGAGCCCCAAATTGTCCAGAAATGAAGGGACCGCTAAGTTAAAGCAGTGTCTCTACATGCTCTGGTCAAAAGGAGAGATGCTTGTGGGCACTTAGGTAGATCTCCCCGAAAAAGACTCCACAGATTTTATTCTAAACCCATCTTCCCCTGCATTTCTGAGGGTGCCTGACACACCTTCAGCTCCAGTTGGCTATTTTTTGAGGCGACACCCTTGAACCACCAGAAGGGCAGAACCCAGAGGTTCAGGCTCAGCTCTAAAACCCATGATCCTGGTGAAggtggtgggatttttttttttaaataaaagtcagacatttaagaAACCATTTTAAATCCTTACTGAAGCAAAATAAATCCATCTTACTTTgactttgaaaatacttttatttgaaTAGTAAATAGTTATACAGTTGAAACAGTTCTATTGAAGCTTTCTATAAATAGctaacaattaagaaaataatgtatgtagAAAAGAGATTGCATTTAAAAGTAAGAGCTGTCGGTTGTACAAGGGCCTCAGGGGCCCTTCAAGCAGAATAAAATGGTAGGTTGTCTGTAATTTGCTCAGATAGGtataaaagttaaaacttttAACAGATTCCTTTAGAAAAAGGCTGTCTTCTAAAATGCACAGTGAAATGTCAagagtggcgggggggggggagcgtacaaaaaaaaagatctgcaatCAAATAATATCATAATCttcataattaatataaataaataaagaataaataacaattacTCATAAATCAACATATACATTTAGAACTCATATAATCCTACCTCAACAAAGATGATCAAACCAAAGTCTTATATGACATATTGAGGCAGTTTCTACAGCATTTTCTGAAaattcccttccctccccccaaaaacaaTCCCAAACAGACAACAGTTCAAGGCATTTGTGGCTATGCTAAAGAAAACTCttttttaagcaatttgattTGTTCACATACAAAAAGGTAAAGCCAGACTCCAGCAGTTCACAAGCCATAATAAAGCTAATCGTGTGGGAAGTTCAATTTACAGCCTGTGAAATATAAAGGCATTTATTCCTCAAGATTCACCCAAAACAACCCGTACGCTACATACATAGAGAGCAGAGAGTGGTAGGCGAGAGCACACCGCATTTCTAGACCATGGACACAGCGAACACTAGCAAGCACGGCTCTCGGCTCCGGGGGGAAGCTTCCGAGCACGACACAAACGCGTACAGCTTTTCTCTCTTGTACAGAACGAGATCGGCTCCTGTTGCGCCAAGGAGGGAAAGGGGACACAACGCAAAACGGGCGGGGGGTCCAGGAGGAGTCACAACGAGAGGATCTCGGGGTGAAGCGGAGACAACACCCTCGCCGGGGGgtcggggcgcgcggggcgctcTCTCCTCGTGGGTCTCCGAGAGAAGGCACAgttcgggggcggggggcggggtggagggcgCGCTCTAGCAGGCCGGACGCACGGGCACCTGCAGGAGGATCACCTGTCTGTTCTCCGACGGGTGGCACTTGTTGATGTGTCGCGTGAGACCGGGCGAGCTGTAGAAGGTGGCCGGGCAGTACTTGCAGGGGAACACCTGGGCGGCGTGCAGCAGGCGCAGGTGGCGCTCCTGGGCGCCCTTGCTGGGGAACGTCTCCCCGCACACCGGGCACAGGTGGCACTCGGCGGGCGCACTCAGGCCCAGCACGCCGGCCGCCTCGCCGTCGCCCGCCGCCTCCTGGGGTGCCTTCTCCTCGGGCCCCGGGTACAAGGCCAGCAGGTCCTCGGCCGGAGGCGCGGGCGGCGCGCCCTTGGCCTGCAGCGCCTGGTGATGCGCCAGCAGGTGCTTGCGCAGATAGGCCTGGCGGCGGAACTTCTTGGCGCAGTGGTGGCACTCGTAGAGCCCGTCCTCGGAGCCCGACTCGGACACGCCGCCGGGGCTCGGCGTGTCGCGgtcgctgccgccgccgccgccgcctgtcGCGTCCCGCGCCTCGGCCCTGGCGGCGGTGTCAGGCTCGGacgcgcgggcggcggcgggcgcagGCCGCGGCTTGTGCCAGCGGCGGTGCGAGGCCAGGTTGGCCGGGCAGCTGAAGACCTTGGCGCACTCGGGGCAGCGGTACTCCACGCGCACGATGCGCGAGCACTTGTGCTGCGCCAGCGCGAACGGGTCGGCGTACTCCTCCTTGCAGAGCTGGCAGATGAACTCGCCCAGCGGCCGcgcggcgccccccgcccggccccgcggcgccTCCACCGGGCCCTCCTTGATCTTGAGCCCGAGCACAGGCGACGTGGTCACCTCGTCCTCGAAGTGCAGCTTGCGGATGGCCTTGGGCTTCTTGGCGCCCGGGGCCTTGGCCACCTTGGCGGgcggctcggcggcggcggcggcggcggcggcggggggcgcgggccgcTTGCCCGGGGGCCGCAGGGAAGCGGCGGGGGGCAGCggcgggccgggcccggggccgcgggccgcTTCGGCGCCCGCGGAGAACGCGGTGCCCATCTTGAGCTCGGCGGGCGCGAAGAGCAGCGGGTCGCCGCCGCAGGTGCCGCCGCCGCAggtgccgccgccgcccgggccgtTCGCGCCGCCGCCAACGCCGCCGCCTCCGAGCAGGGCGGCGGGCGTGGGGAAGGACTCGGCCGAGACCGGCGACCCGAGGTTGAAGCTGCGCTCGAAGTACTTGTGCTTCTCGTGCTCGCGGCTCACGGGCCGCGTGGGGCTGTAGAGCGGCGCCGGGTGCGCGGCCTCGGGGTTGCCGAAGTGCGCGGCCCgcgggcccggcgggggcgggggcgggggcggggcggcgggcccGGCGCGCAGGCGAGCGCGGCAGCGAGCACCGCATGGGCGCGctcggcgggcggcggcggcggcggcggcggcggaggcggcggcagcgggcccggccccggccccggccccggccccggccccgggctcGGCGCGGGGGGCTCGGCGCGGGCGCCCCCGCAGCCCGGCGACAGCAGCGGCGCGCGGTCGCCGTCCTCGCCGCCGCGGACCCGGTAGGACACGGGCGTGGACTTCTTGCTGCGCTTCACCAGGAAGCCGCGGGGCATGTTGGCGCGGCGCGAGGGCGAGGCGCTGGCTCGGTCCCCCCTCGGCGCTCGGCCCCGGCGGCCCTCAGTGGCCCCGGCCCATGGCCCGGGCGCGGCGGCTGCGGGACTCgcgtggcggtggcggtggcggtggcgctGGCGCTGGCGCGGCTCGGCCCGGCTCTGCGCCCTGCACGCGCGTCCCAGTCCCCGGGCCCGGGCGCCGCTCCCTTTTAACGGGGGGAGGGGGCCATTGTTCTCGCCTCCCGCTTCCCCCGGAGCCAATCAGCGCGCCCGCAGCTCCTGCGCCCGGCCGGTGGGAGGGCGACGGGGCGGCGGCGAGGGGGCCGGGACTCGGGGGTCGCCCGGTAGGTGCGGCAGATGTACCTGAGGGCGCGGGgcccccgcgcgcgccccgccgccccgccccgccccgcccggcgccgccgccccgcccggcccggccccggccccggccccggcacacgcccggccccgcctccctTCACGGTCTGCTGCTCCTCTATGCCGAGGCGCACGTGCCTGGGCTTTGTGTCTCTCCTCCGGGGGGCGCGGAGCCGCCAAATGGGCCCGTCCGTCAGCACGACAATGCACGCCCCCTCCCGCGCGGGGATTACCCGCGGGTCGCGAGCAAAATAGCAACAAAGGAGAAGAATGGCCCCAAATATGTCAGGAGGGTCCAGCCCTCGAGCCGGCGCGGAGGGGGAGGTTGTGCGCGCCGaccgggcgggggccgcgggggcagcAGCCGGCGCGGGGCGGTCCGAGCGCGgctcggcggggcgggggcggggggggtcggGGAGGCGCAGGGACTCCTCCTGGCGTCTGGGAAGTCATCGAAAACCGAAAATAGCGGCCGAGCGCAGGCGGCCGGCAGCCCGGGCCGGTGGGCcgcgggaccccggggtcccaaaCTTGGGTGGAGGATCGGCTTCCCGGCCGCCGCCCAGGGCGAGGCCCGTGGTGGCGGACGCGGTGCGCCGCGCAGTCCGGGAGGTTCTGTCTGGAGACGGTCGGCCCCGCGCCTGAATCGCCGGCGGACGCggcgccggggcggggcgcggggcaggtTGGGCCGGGCCCCGACAGGAACTTgaatttctgaacttttttttttttaagttctccgAGGCTCGAGAATGGGCGACCGTAGCGGAGCCCGGCCGAGGCCGCGGTGGGCGTCCGCGGGGCGCGCGGCCGGGCTGCTTCGGGAGCCGCTGGCCGCAGGCCGGAGCGCTCGGCCGGCCGCGTGCGCCGCACCGAAGTCGGTCTCCGCTCGCCCTGCGCCGCCTCATGCATTTTCATTCGGAGCCGGGCTCGTTGTCTGCCGGCTGACCTCAGGCGCCGAATCAAGGGCCCCAATCAAGGCGCAGCGGAATAAAGGGGCCGCCGGTCTGGCGCACCCCCTCTCCCGGAGCCGTGCCCCCTTCACCTTTGTGAAGGAAATTAACCTCCCGCTATTGAGCGCCGGTCGCGGCCAATCTGGACGCAAAAGAGACGCGTGCTGCCggccgggggaggcgggggcaaTCTGTCCTCGGAGGCGGGCGGCGGCCTCCCCCTGGCCACCAGGAAAGGACGACAGCGCAGATCCGCGCACCCacaacccctgcccacccccacccccggccgccCCGTAGGACCGGATCCGGCCCTAGCCCGcgtccctccccagcccagccctgggaaACACAAAAGGCAGAATGTCCGGGGGACCGGGGCGGAACCCCAAGAGTGCGTGGTGGGCCTGATCGCCCATCACTAGGGAACTAATAGTAAAGCTGCAGAAAATGTCATTATGTGGGGAGGAAAATGTCACTTtattgagagaaaaggaaacgGACATTTTCCTGGAAAGCTTGTGCTGGGTTTGCTtatgcttaatgccactgaaggtatttaattctttttgtgttttccatCCGAAAATATCCTGGCGGAGAAattaagcagtttttttttttttttttaagaatctgtatGAGTAATAAGTTGTAATGAGGACATTTGTTAGGCTTAGTTAATCAAAGGGTTAATCAAGCTGGTTAATCGAAAGGAAAGCTGGTGATTTTATGCTTGTGATCTTTTTAAACTCAGACTAAAAGAAgaatacatataatggaatatattttgaaagctcTCACCCTcgttttaaaaattctaactgTGGTGAATGCTAGTCCTCAAAAAAGTCAGAAATTCTAAAATGAGCTTATCTAAAATTCATAAATAGGTTTCAATCTAAAAGTAACTGATGTTATTTCCTTGCTCCTTTGAGCACTGATTAACACTGCTGATGAAATTAGAAGTAGTAGACAGATTCCGGGACAGCTTTggccaattttattttctaatcacGAAACCCATCTGGATTGTGGAATAATAGGGCGGGGGCTCAGCCCGCCGTCCCCAACTGACTAAGGGGTATTTGGTCTTGCCTGTGTAACACTGCTTTCATTGAACAGATAACAGGGAGTTAGTCACCTTgtgaatcctttaaaaataacaacactCATAATTGTAAAGGAGGGGGTGTAgggaagcaaaaaaaacaaaaaacaaaaaacaaaaaacacacccAAAGCAAAATCCTGCCTGAATGCAGTGAATTCAAACCGGTTCTGAATTAAGCCTAGAGAATCTATTGAACACTATTGAGATACTGAGATTCAGTGGATCTTTTGCTTAATTTGTGGTTTTTAGTCTTGCCAGCGAAGAGGAAATCTGACTTCAAGACGAGTGCGGTCAACATAAATGGAAACTTGAAAGGTGCCAGTGTCAGAAACTAATTTGAGGTCTCAGGACTGGGCAAGAATTAGGCTGAGGGCGCGCGCACACCAGCGACCTGCAAGTAAGTACAGCCTTGCACCTGGTCCTAAGTTTCCGTTGTCTTCTGAGTGATCTCATTTCTCAAAATCTGCGCGCCTGCAGGGATGGGGACTTGGGGTGGAAACATTTGTCTTCTGGGAAGGGCAAAGCACCAGCTCGTTGCGCCGGGGCGGCCGGCCTTGACGCGCTGCGATCCCGAGTGGGAGCCGCTTGGAGCCGGGTGGGGGAAACTACGCGCCCTCCTTTGCCGGCCTCCAGAGGAGCTTCGCGGGAGTCGGCGAGCACAGGGATGCCAGGCGCGAGAGCCAAGTGCCCTTCCCAGGCCGCGGGCGACTCCTCCCCTTCTGCGGGGTCGGTCCAGGCCGCGCTTCGCAGACCTTCGGCAGCCTCTCTGCTTCTCGTCGTTGCCGACCCCGACCGGCTGCGGGTTCTTCCTTGGACGGCTGCAGGGCTGGAGGCCGCGGGCgctccgattttttttttttttcttttggtactaGTGTCCCAGGTAGCCGTCGGGGAGCGCGCCGGGGCTCACTGGGAACCCGGCTCGGAGTCTAGCTCCGAGGAGTTTCTCGAAAGCGCAAACATAAAATAGGTGTCCAAGCGGGGACTTTGGGCCTAGGAATTGCCCCTGGGGTGTCGAGTTGTCCAGGCGGCCCTTGGGCCCCTGAGAGGCGAAGACGCGCGGGTCCGCAGTCCCGCTGCGCGGCGCGCTTAGTGACCCCCGGAGGGCCGAGAGGGGTGCGCGGCGCTCCCGGTCCCCGCTCTGCCGGGCACCCAGCTGCCGGGCTCACAGaagcccccaccccgggccccccgcgcccACCCGGCCTGGGCCGCGCCGCAGCCGCGCCCGCCCGCCAGTCCCGGAGGGGCCCGCGCCCCAGTGCGCGGGGCGAGCGCGGGGCCCGAGCCTGGGAGAGGCTTTGTGTTCGCAGGAATGAGGGGTTGTTGTGAGTCCGTCCCAGGGGCACGCGAGAGACACGCgcagcccgcccgcccgctgCCCCGCCCGGCCCGGTGCGGCCTCCAG
This region of Canis lupus dingo isolate Sandy chromosome 24, ASM325472v2, whole genome shotgun sequence genomic DNA includes:
- the INSM1 gene encoding LOW QUALITY PROTEIN: insulinoma-associated protein 1 (The sequence of the model RefSeq protein was modified relative to this genomic sequence to represent the inferred CDS: deleted 2 bases in 1 codon), translating into MPRGFLVKRSKKSTPVSYRVRGGEDGDRAPLLSPGCGGARAEPPAPSPGPGPGPGPGPGPLPPPPPPPPPPPPAERAHAVLAAALACAPGPPPRPPPPPPGPRAAHFGNPEAAHPAPLYSPTRPVSREHEKHKYFERSFNLGSPVSAESFPTPAALLGGGGVGGGANGPGGGGTCGGGTCGGDPLLFAPAELKMGTAFSAGAEAARGPGPGPPLPPAASLRPPGKRPAPPAAAAAAAAEPPAKVAKAPGAKKPKAIRKLHFEDEVTTSPVLGLKIKEGPVEAPRGRAGGAARPLGEFICQLCKEEYADPFALAQHKCSRIVRVEYRCPECAKVFSCPANLASHRRWHKPRPAPAAARASEPDTAARAEARDATGGGGGGSDRDTPSPGGVSESGSEDGLYECHHCAKKFRRQAYLRKHLLAHHQALQAKGAPPAPPAEDLLALYPGPEEKAPQEAAGDGEAAGVLGLSAPAECHLCPVCGETFPSKGAQERHLRLLHAAQVFPCKYCPATFYSSPGLTRHINKCHPSENRQVILLQVPVRPAC